In Nomascus leucogenys isolate Asia chromosome 6, Asia_NLE_v1, whole genome shotgun sequence, one DNA window encodes the following:
- the C6H15orf40 gene encoding UPF0235 protein C15orf40 homolog isoform X2: MLRLRSGLRHVRATPNSRGSTRLPLRAEMRKKAGATTKGKSQSKEPERPLPPLGPVAVDPKGCVTIAIHAKPGCKQNAVTDLTAEAVNVAIAAPPSEGEANAELCRYLSKVLELRKSDVVLDKGGKSREKVVKLLASTTPEEILEKLKKEAKKT, translated from the exons ATGCTGCGGCTCCGCAGCGGGCTGAGGCATGTCCGGGCAACACCCAATAGTCGCGGCTCCACTCGGCTTCCTCTTCGCGCCGAGATGCGTAAGAAGGCTGGTGCGACGACCAAG GGTAAAAGCCAGAGCAAGGAACCAGAGAGACCACTTCCTCCCTTAGGTCCTGTGGCAGTTGATCCTAAAGGTTGTGTCACCATAGCCATCCATGCAAAACCTGGCTGCAAACAAAATGCTGTAACAG ATTTGACAGCAGAGGCTGTAAATGTAGCTATCGCAGCACCTCCATCAGAGGGAGAGGCTAATGCTGAGCTCTGTCGGTATCTTTCCAAGGTCCTAGAACTCAGGAAGAGTGATGTGGTTTTGGATAAG GGTGGTAAATCTCGTGAAAAGGTGGTGAAGCTTTTGGCTTCTACAACTCCAGAAGAGATCTTGGAGAAATTAAAAAAGGAAgccaaaaaaacataa
- the C6H15orf40 gene encoding UPF0235 protein C15orf40 homolog isoform X1: MLRLRSGLRHVRATPNSRGSTRLPLRAEMRKKAGATTKGKSQSKEPERPLPPLGPVAVDPKGCVTIAIHAKPGCKQNAVTDLTAEAVNVAIAAPPSEGEANAELCRYLSKVLELRKSDVVLDKVGLFFFFLRQNLALSPKLECSGTGFAHCNLHLVGSSYSPASPS, from the exons ATGCTGCGGCTCCGCAGCGGGCTGAGGCATGTCCGGGCAACACCCAATAGTCGCGGCTCCACTCGGCTTCCTCTTCGCGCCGAGATGCGTAAGAAGGCTGGTGCGACGACCAAG GGTAAAAGCCAGAGCAAGGAACCAGAGAGACCACTTCCTCCCTTAGGTCCTGTGGCAGTTGATCCTAAAGGTTGTGTCACCATAGCCATCCATGCAAAACCTGGCTGCAAACAAAATGCTGTAACAG ATTTGACAGCAGAGGCTGTAAATGTAGCTATCGCAGCACCTCCATCAGAGGGAGAGGCTAATGCTGAGCTCTGTCGGTATCTTTCCAAGGTCCTAGAACTCAGGAAGAGTGATGTGGTTTTGGATAAGgtaggtctcttttttttttttttgagacaaaatcttgctctgtcgcccaagctggagtgcagtggcacaggcttcgctcactgcaacctccaccttgtgggttcaagctattctcctgcctcaccttcctga
- the C6H15orf40 gene encoding UPF0235 protein C15orf40 homolog isoform X3, with translation MLRLRSGLRHVRATPNSRGSTRLPLRAEMRKKAGATTKGKSQSKEPERPLPPLGPVAVDPKGCVTIAIHAKPGCKQNAVTDLTAEAVNVAIAAPPSEGEANAELCRYLSKVLELRKSDVVLDKSFALVAQA, from the exons ATGCTGCGGCTCCGCAGCGGGCTGAGGCATGTCCGGGCAACACCCAATAGTCGCGGCTCCACTCGGCTTCCTCTTCGCGCCGAGATGCGTAAGAAGGCTGGTGCGACGACCAAG GGTAAAAGCCAGAGCAAGGAACCAGAGAGACCACTTCCTCCCTTAGGTCCTGTGGCAGTTGATCCTAAAGGTTGTGTCACCATAGCCATCCATGCAAAACCTGGCTGCAAACAAAATGCTGTAACAG ATTTGACAGCAGAGGCTGTAAATGTAGCTATCGCAGCACCTCCATCAGAGGGAGAGGCTAATGCTGAGCTCTGTCGGTATCTTTCCAAGGTCCTAGAACTCAGGAAGAGTGATGTGGTTTTGGATAAG agtttcgctcttgttgcccaggcttga